A window of the Borrelia turcica IST7 genome harbors these coding sequences:
- a CDS encoding IMP dehydrogenase, producing MSKIIGEALTFDDVLLVPQKSSVLPRETCLKTNLTHNITLNVPFLSAAMDTVTESKMAIAMAQEGGMGIIHSNMSIDMQRKEIEKVKESPINESTRGLACVDINARLRVGAAICVDEAFLERVDELVKAQIDAIVIDSAHGHSVKVIEVARKIKNKYPNLDVIAGNIVTKDAALDLINVGVDCLKVGIGAGSICTTRIVAGVGIPQLTAILNVYEVCKDSNICIIADGGIRFSGDIVKAIAAGADSVMIGNLLAGAHESPSKEIIHNGGRFKSYVGMGSLSAMQRGSLSRYFHGNAKKTLKLTPEGVEGMVTCKGTVQDILFSLKGGLMSGMGYLGTPTIPDLKANAQFVKITNSSLTESHPHDILIPK from the coding sequence ATGAGTAAGATAATAGGCGAAGCTTTAACTTTTGATGATGTTTTATTAGTTCCTCAAAAATCATCTGTGCTACCAAGAGAGACTTGCCTTAAAACCAATCTGACTCACAATATAACATTAAATGTACCCTTCCTGAGTGCTGCTATGGACACAGTTACAGAAAGCAAAATGGCTATCGCCATGGCTCAAGAAGGCGGAATGGGTATTATTCACAGCAATATGTCTATTGACATGCAGAGAAAAGAAATAGAAAAGGTTAAAGAGAGTCCAATAAATGAGTCTACTCGTGGTCTAGCATGTGTTGATATTAACGCCAGACTACGAGTAGGAGCTGCTATTTGTGTTGATGAAGCCTTTTTGGAACGCGTTGATGAGCTGGTTAAGGCACAAATAGACGCTATAGTAATCGATTCGGCTCATGGGCATTCTGTAAAGGTAATTGAAGTTGCTAGAAAAATTAAAAACAAGTATCCAAACTTAGATGTTATTGCTGGTAATATAGTCACAAAAGACGCTGCCCTTGATTTAATTAATGTGGGAGTAGATTGTTTAAAGGTAGGAATTGGGGCTGGTAGCATTTGCACTACAAGAATAGTTGCGGGAGTAGGAATTCCACAGCTAACAGCAATTTTAAATGTTTATGAGGTTTGTAAAGATAGTAATATTTGCATTATAGCAGACGGTGGGATACGATTTTCTGGAGATATTGTAAAGGCAATAGCAGCGGGGGCAGACAGTGTTATGATAGGCAATCTTTTAGCCGGAGCTCATGAATCACCTTCTAAGGAAATAATACACAATGGAGGAAGATTTAAATCTTACGTAGGCATGGGGTCTCTTTCGGCCATGCAAAGGGGGTCTTTATCAAGATATTTTCATGGCAATGCCAAAAAAACTTTAAAACTAACACCAGAGGGGGTTGAAGGAATGGTTACTTGTAAAGGCACGGTTCAAGACATACTTTTCTCGCTTAAAGGGGGATTAATGTCTGGAATGGGTTATTTGGGCACACCTACAATACCCGATTTAAAGGCAAATGCTCAATTCGTAAAAATCACCAATTCTTCATTAACAGAGTCTCATCCTCATGATATTTTAATCCCTAAATAA
- a CDS encoding BMP family protein translates to MIRILLLVFCMMCFSCSGIKNTLKPSKISVLIDGRFDDKSFNESAWTGVKELEKDFGIEVVGKKSTLDSYINDIKELKDDGTNLIWLIGYRFSNVAINAASDTPGLKYAIVDPIYESGIIIPANLATITFRTEEGAFLVGYIAAKTSKTGKIGFMGGIKSGIVDSFRFGYEAGAKYANQNINIHSDYLGTFDDAEAGRNMAKQMYADGIDIIYHAAGLGGIAAIEVATELGEGHYIIGIDQDQSYLAPDNILTSSIKDIKSIVYNISDNYLNKNIFEGGKILSYGLKEGFVSFVKNPKMIPLALEKELDEMSEKIINEEVIVPYDEETYAQFTYEHF, encoded by the coding sequence ATGATAAGAATTTTATTATTAGTATTTTGTATGATGTGTTTTTCATGTTCTGGGATTAAAAACACATTAAAGCCTTCTAAAATTTCCGTGTTAATTGATGGGCGTTTTGATGATAAATCTTTTAATGAAAGTGCTTGGACGGGTGTCAAGGAGTTGGAAAAAGATTTCGGAATAGAAGTAGTGGGTAAAAAGTCTACCCTTGATTCTTATATAAATGATATTAAAGAATTAAAAGATGATGGAACTAATTTAATTTGGTTAATTGGATATAGATTTAGCAATGTTGCAATTAATGCTGCCTCAGACACACCAGGGCTAAAATATGCAATTGTTGACCCTATTTATGAAAGTGGCATAATTATTCCTGCAAACTTGGCAACCATAACTTTTAGAACAGAAGAAGGAGCCTTTTTAGTAGGATATATTGCAGCCAAAACTTCTAAGACAGGGAAAATAGGCTTTATGGGTGGAATTAAGAGTGGAATAGTTGATTCATTTAGGTTTGGATATGAAGCTGGTGCTAAATACGCTAATCAAAATATAAATATTCATAGTGATTATTTAGGTACTTTTGATGACGCTGAAGCTGGAAGAAATATGGCAAAACAAATGTATGCTGATGGCATTGACATTATTTATCATGCAGCGGGTTTAGGCGGTATTGCAGCTATTGAGGTTGCAACAGAACTAGGAGAGGGTCATTATATCATAGGAATTGACCAAGACCAATCATATCTTGCTCCTGATAATATATTGACATCCTCAATCAAGGACATTAAAAGCATTGTATATAATATTTCTGACAATTACTTAAATAAAAATATTTTTGAAGGGGGTAAGATACTAAGCTATGGTCTTAAAGAAGGATTTGTAAGCTTTGTTAAAAATCCCAAAATGATTCCTTTGGCGTTAGAAAAGGAACTAGATGAAATGTCTGAAAAAATAATTAACGAAGAAGTTATTGTTCCCTATGATGAGGAAACTTATGCTCAGTTCACCTACGAACACTTTTAG
- a CDS encoding NCS2 family permease, which translates to MKETLLFQFKNNTINYKQEIYAGITTFLSMAYIIAVNPAILSNTGMPIGALVTATCLVSAFSTILMGLYANTPLALSCGMGLNAFFAFSIVIGMNIPWQVALAAVFVEGILFIILSLTKIRESIINSIPMNLKYAISVGIGLFISFIGLVNSGVIIKNDVTLVGLGQFNNIKVCLTSIGLFSIIFLAHYKVKGSILWSIIITTAIAWGYALLYEESAHAAGIYLPDGFLRYESIDPIFNKLDFSYMMGDKMWSFVFIVLVLLFNDLFDTVGTMIGVAKEGNMLDEEGNIPNAGKILLVDAIATTAGAVLGVSTVTTYVESSTGIAEGGKTGFTSIVTGLLFLVSIFFAPLFVAVPSSATAPALIYVGFLMFKGIKNIDFANTIETIPSFLTLLLIPLSYSIGSGLSIGIASYVIVTIMYDLLMGEIPKISLLMMFLAFIFIIKLVFYH; encoded by the coding sequence ATGAAGGAAACATTACTTTTTCAATTCAAGAATAATACTATCAATTACAAACAAGAAATATATGCTGGTATTACTACTTTTTTAAGCATGGCCTATATAATAGCTGTAAATCCAGCCATACTTTCAAATACGGGTATGCCAATAGGAGCTTTAGTTACTGCAACTTGTCTTGTATCCGCATTTTCTACAATACTTATGGGTCTTTATGCCAATACTCCCTTAGCACTATCTTGTGGGATGGGTCTTAACGCTTTTTTTGCATTCTCAATAGTAATAGGAATGAATATTCCTTGGCAAGTAGCTCTTGCTGCTGTTTTTGTTGAAGGTATTCTTTTTATTATTCTATCGCTAACAAAGATAAGAGAAAGTATCATAAACTCAATTCCTATGAATTTAAAATATGCTATCTCTGTTGGTATAGGGCTATTTATATCTTTTATTGGACTTGTAAATAGCGGAGTCATTATTAAAAATGATGTAACGCTGGTTGGCCTTGGCCAATTTAATAACATAAAAGTTTGTCTTACATCCATAGGGCTCTTTTCAATAATATTTTTAGCGCATTACAAGGTAAAAGGCAGTATCTTGTGGTCAATTATTATAACAACAGCAATAGCTTGGGGCTATGCTCTTCTTTATGAAGAAAGTGCTCATGCTGCAGGAATATATCTGCCAGACGGGTTTTTAAGATACGAATCCATTGACCCCATATTTAATAAACTAGACTTCTCTTATATGATGGGAGACAAAATGTGGAGTTTTGTTTTTATAGTGCTGGTTTTATTGTTTAATGATTTATTTGATACCGTAGGTACTATGATAGGAGTAGCTAAGGAAGGCAATATGCTAGATGAGGAGGGCAATATTCCTAATGCGGGAAAGATATTATTAGTTGATGCTATTGCTACTACAGCTGGAGCCGTATTGGGGGTTTCTACCGTTACAACTTATGTTGAAAGCTCTACAGGTATTGCTGAGGGGGGAAAGACGGGATTTACATCCATTGTAACAGGGCTATTATTTCTAGTCTCAATTTTCTTTGCACCCTTATTTGTTGCCGTTCCATCAAGTGCCACTGCTCCTGCCTTAATTTATGTAGGGTTTTTAATGTTTAAAGGAATAAAAAATATCGATTTTGCAAACACAATAGAAACTATTCCTAGTTTTTTAACACTACTTTTAATCCCATTAAGCTATAGCATAGGCTCTGGGCTTAGCATTGGAATAGCATCTTATGTGATAGTAACCATAATGTATGACCTACTTATGGGAGAAATACCTAAAATATCTCTCTTGATGATGTTCTTGGCCTTTATTTTCATAATTAAGCTGGTTTTTTACCATTGA
- the guaA gene encoding glutamine-hydrolyzing GMP synthase: MMIGNIVILDFGSQYSQLIARKVKEMGVHTKFLSHSSPLEEIKNNGAIGIILSGGPSSVYDANSPTLDQKIFKLGIPILGICYGMQLIVKLFGGKVVRLNDQEFGNAEVFIEEENLSLFLGIPNKFQAVMSHGDTIVTIPTNFKKTAYTKDCIAGIENQELQIYGVQFHPEVTHTEYGTQILKNFVSNICKASFNSNTEDKIENITEKIRQEVCDAKVVLGLSGGTDSLICALLIQKAIKHNLICVLVDTGLLRKGELKEILKRYKKYNLNIRSIDFSDNFLSKLTNVSDPEKKRKIIGREFIKAFKEATKDIKDIKYLAQGTVYSDVIESKPDSITSLNIKSHHNVGGLPKKMKLKLLEPLKDLFKDEVIELGIKLKVPESELFRHPFPGPGLAIRIIGKITKEKINILQEADSILIEELQENNLYYQMRQAFVVLLPVKSVGVMGDNRSYEYVACIRCIETLDFMSANWVYLPYYFLSKVSSRIINEVRGINRVCYDISCKPPATIEWE, from the coding sequence ATAATGATTGGTAACATTGTTATCCTAGATTTTGGTTCTCAATATAGCCAGCTTATTGCAAGAAAGGTTAAAGAAATGGGAGTTCACACAAAATTTTTATCCCATTCTTCGCCTTTAGAAGAGATAAAAAATAATGGGGCTATTGGAATAATTCTAAGTGGTGGGCCTTCTTCTGTTTATGATGCAAATTCTCCTACACTTGACCAGAAAATTTTTAAATTAGGTATTCCTATACTAGGCATATGTTATGGTATGCAATTAATAGTTAAGCTGTTTGGGGGTAAGGTAGTAAGGCTTAACGACCAAGAATTTGGCAATGCTGAAGTCTTTATAGAAGAAGAAAACTTGAGTCTATTTTTAGGAATCCCAAATAAATTTCAAGCTGTTATGAGCCATGGGGACACTATTGTAACAATTCCCACAAACTTTAAGAAAACCGCTTACACAAAAGATTGCATTGCCGGTATTGAAAACCAAGAACTACAAATTTATGGCGTACAATTTCATCCCGAAGTAACTCATACAGAATATGGAACACAAATACTTAAAAATTTTGTCTCTAATATTTGCAAAGCTTCATTTAATAGCAACACAGAAGACAAGATAGAAAACATTACTGAAAAGATTAGGCAAGAAGTTTGCGATGCAAAGGTTGTCCTGGGGCTTTCTGGAGGTACAGATTCTTTAATTTGTGCCCTTTTAATACAAAAAGCAATAAAGCACAATTTAATTTGCGTTCTAGTCGACACCGGTCTTTTGCGAAAAGGGGAATTAAAAGAAATACTTAAACGCTATAAAAAATACAATTTAAATATAAGAAGCATAGATTTTTCTGATAATTTTTTATCTAAACTCACAAATGTAAGTGACCCTGAGAAGAAAAGAAAAATTATTGGAAGAGAATTTATTAAGGCTTTTAAAGAAGCTACAAAAGATATTAAAGATATAAAATATTTAGCTCAAGGAACAGTATATTCTGATGTAATAGAATCAAAGCCTGACTCTATTACTTCTTTAAACATAAAATCCCACCATAATGTGGGTGGATTACCTAAGAAAATGAAATTAAAGCTTTTAGAACCCCTAAAAGACCTTTTTAAAGATGAGGTCATAGAGCTGGGGATTAAGCTAAAAGTTCCAGAAAGCGAATTATTTAGGCATCCCTTTCCAGGGCCGGGCTTAGCTATTCGAATAATTGGGAAAATTACTAAGGAAAAGATTAATATCTTACAAGAAGCAGATAGCATTTTAATAGAAGAGCTTCAAGAAAATAATCTATATTATCAAATGCGACAGGCTTTTGTAGTATTACTACCGGTTAAATCTGTTGGAGTCATGGGAGACAATAGGTCTTATGAGTATGTGGCGTGTATTAGATGCATTGAAACGCTAGACTTCATGAGTGCAAATTGGGTCTACTTGCCTTATTACTTCTTAAGTAAGGTTTCATCAAGAATAATTAACGAAGTTAGAGGAATTAACAGAGTTTGTTATGACATCTCTTGCAAACCTCCTGCAACAATTGAATGGGAATGA
- a CDS encoding collagen-like protein, translating to MRKFFNSKLIVVFLLLFAFSACELADKMRGPEGPAGPAGVAGPKGEKGEQGEKGEKGEKGEKGEKGEKGEKGEKGEKGEKGEKGEKGEKGEKGEKGEKGEKGEQGVPGPAGPRGPAGAKGEKGEPGTPGVAGPAGPAGPTGPTGPAGPASPISPISPTGPTGPTSPVGPTGPTGP from the coding sequence ATGAGAAAGTTTTTTAATTCTAAACTTATAGTAGTTTTTTTGCTACTTTTTGCATTTTCAGCATGTGAATTGGCTGATAAAATGAGAGGACCAGAGGGCCCAGCAGGCCCGGCAGGAGTAGCAGGCCCTAAAGGTGAGAAGGGAGAGCAAGGAGAAAAGGGAGAAAAAGGAGAAAAAGGAGAAAAAGGAGAAAAAGGAGAAAAAGGAGAAAAGGGAGAAAAAGGAGAAAAAGGAGAAAAGGGAGAAAAGGGAGAAAAGGGAGAAAAAGGAGAGAAAGGAGAGAAAGGTGAAAAAGGAGAGAAGGGAGAACAGGGAGTCCCAGGTCCAGCAGGTCCAAGAGGTCCAGCAGGTGCTAAGGGAGAGAAGGGAGAGCCAGGAACCCCAGGAGTAGCAGGCCCAGCAGGTCCAGCAGGTCCAACAGGTCCAACAGGTCCAGCAGGTCCAGCAAGCCCAATAAGCCCAATAAGCCCAACAGGCCCAACAGGCCCAACAAGCCCAGTAGGTCCAACAGGCCCAACAGGCCCATAA